The DNA region CAGATCGCCGTGCAATTCGTGTTGAACTACGAGGAGGGCGCGGAGAACTGCGTGCTCGACGGAGACCCGCACGCCGAGACCTTCCTCTCGGAAATGGTCCCCGCCGAGCCGTTCCCCGACCGGCATCTGAGCATGGAATCGCTCTACGAGTACGGCGCGCGGGCCGGAGTGTGGCGGGTGCTGCGCGCCTTCGAACGGCGCGGGCTGGCGCTGACTGTGTTCGCGGTGGCGAAAGCTTTGGAGCGAAACCCCGAGGCGACCGCCGCGTTCGTCGAGCTCGGCCATGAGATCGCCTGCCACGGTCTGCGGTGGAAGTCGTACCAGAACATCGCCGAGGACGTCGAGCGCGCGCATATGCGCGAAGCTGTCGCGCTGCACACCGCCCTCACCGGGTCCGCGCCGCTCGGCTGGTACACCGGCAGGGACTCGCCGAACACCCGCAAGCTCGTCGTGGAGCACGGCGGCTTCGTCTACGACTCGGACTCCTACGCCGACGACCTGCCGTATTGGGCCAAGGTCGCGGGGAACGACCATTTGGTCGTCCCGTACACGCTCGACACCAACGACATGCGATACGCCTCGCCCGCGGGGTTCAGCACGGGCGAGGATTTCTACGCGCATCTGCGGGACGCGTTCGACGTGCTGTGGCGCGAAGGCGGCGAAGGCTCGCCGAAAATGCTTTCCGTGGGACTGCATTGCCGACTCGCAGGGCGCCCCGCCCGCACGGCGGCGTTGGAGAGATTCCTCGACCACGTCCTCTCGCACGAGCGCGTGTGGGTGGCCAAGCGGATCGACATCGCCGAGCACTGGCGGCGGGTCCACCCGGCGTAGGTCGTCCGGGGCCTCACTCGTAGTGCACGTCCAGCAGGTAGACGCTGTACGGGTTCCAGCGCGAGACGGCGATCGCGATGGTCTTGGCCGACTCGTCCACCTCCACGACAAATCCTCCGTACGGCCCGCCGGGCTCGTTGAAATGCGCGTCGGCCGGTCCCCGTCCTCGGCCGGGGTCCGCAGTGACGACGAGTTCGGGCGCGCTGAAGCAGGACAGGTCCGAGAGCGGAGCCGAGCGCAGCACAATGCCGAGTTTCTCATCCGTGTAGATGATGACGAGCTTGTCGTCGACGACTGCAGCGCCGCCCTCGCCCACATTGGGGAAATCGGGGATCGTGTGCGCCTCGCCCGGCGCGGGCGCGCGGCCCGGCGCGCCCCAGCCGTCCGGTCCGAAATACCGCCAACGGGCGGGGTCCAGAAGAGTTTCCGCGTTCGCCTTGGCCACATGCGGGCCGGGGTTGCCCCTGGCCGCCTCGGAGCCGACGATGAAAAACTCCTCCTGCCCGCCGACCATATGCGAAGCGAGCTGGATCTGCTGGAAGTCCGGATTGCCGACGGCCACTGGCCGCTCTGCGGCCACCTTCGATGTGACACTGGTGCGGGCGTCGAAGTCGAACCGCTGCAACCACGAGCCTTCGCCGAGCGCAGGGCCCGCCCCGCCGGGCCCCCAGTCCACCTGCTGCCACGCCACGACGAGCTTGCCCGCCGCCATGATCGCGCCGGTCGGCACCACCGACCTCGGCTTCGCGTCCGGATAATCCCGCCCGTTGAAACGGCCCTCTTTGGCGCGCGCGAACCTCGTGCGCACATGCGGGCGTTCCACCGGGAACAACTCCCACGGGAAGTGGCAATACCGGGGATCGCGCACGAAACCGTCCATCACCATGCGGCCCCGCTGGTCCTTATGGGCGAGGAGCGCGGCGTTCCCGGCGATCCTCGGGCCGCCGAACCCCCCCAGGTTCTCGCCCTGGTCGTCGAGGTTGTCCCTGTCCCCGGTGTCCCCCATCAAATACACGTACCGCCGCACGCCGTCGTGGTCTTTTCCGAGCAACACCGGGACGCCGAGATCGGCGTTGCGCACGTTCGGCAACAACGTGTCGTCGTCCCTCCTGCCGCCGAAGAGGGACCTCATCACCCTGGTGATCCGGCCGACATAGCCCCGGCCGTGGTTTTCGGGCTGCCAGAAGTACATCGCGGACCCGCCGACGACTTCCAGCGGCTCCTCTGACTCGGGCAGCACGTTCGCCACGGTCAAAAAACGGGGATCACGGGCGGCTTGGGCCATGTCGCACTCCTCATCGTCGGCGCCGTTCTTTACGG from Segniliparus rotundus DSM 44985 includes:
- a CDS encoding DUF4185 domain-containing protein, which gives rise to MAQAARDPRFLTVANVLPESEEPLEVVGGSAMYFWQPENHGRGYVGRITRVMRSLFGGRRDDDTLLPNVRNADLGVPVLLGKDHDGVRRYVYLMGDTGDRDNLDDQGENLGGFGGPRIAGNAALLAHKDQRGRMVMDGFVRDPRYCHFPWELFPVERPHVRTRFARAKEGRFNGRDYPDAKPRSVVPTGAIMAAGKLVVAWQQVDWGPGGAGPALGEGSWLQRFDFDARTSVTSKVAAERPVAVGNPDFQQIQLASHMVGGQEEFFIVGSEAARGNPGPHVAKANAETLLDPARWRYFGPDGWGAPGRAPAPGEAHTIPDFPNVGEGGAAVVDDKLVIIYTDEKLGIVLRSAPLSDLSCFSAPELVVTADPGRGRGPADAHFNEPGGPYGGFVVEVDESAKTIAIAVSRWNPYSVYLLDVHYE
- the puuE gene encoding allantoinase PuuE, which translates into the protein MAEYPRDLVGYGRSLPDPQWPGGAQIAVQFVLNYEEGAENCVLDGDPHAETFLSEMVPAEPFPDRHLSMESLYEYGARAGVWRVLRAFERRGLALTVFAVAKALERNPEATAAFVELGHEIACHGLRWKSYQNIAEDVERAHMREAVALHTALTGSAPLGWYTGRDSPNTRKLVVEHGGFVYDSDSYADDLPYWAKVAGNDHLVVPYTLDTNDMRYASPAGFSTGEDFYAHLRDAFDVLWREGGEGSPKMLSVGLHCRLAGRPARTAALERFLDHVLSHERVWVAKRIDIAEHWRRVHPA